One Candidatus Eisenbacteria bacterium genomic window carries:
- the rph gene encoding ribonuclease PH — MREREAAPSAEAPFARHDGRAPRAARPFRIERGVMSHAEGSAVVHMGRTRVMCSASVEDRVPGWLRNSGKGWVTAEYGMLPRATGTRTPRTSQTGGRAQEIQRLIGRSLRAVTDLTAFGERTITLDCDVLEADGGTRTAAINGALVALHDAFVKLSNQGALARAPLRDTVCAISVGLVKGVPCLDLDYVEDSAAEVDMNVVMTGAGRFIELQGTGEGTTFGDDDLRALLRLARGGVRRIAAHQRRLLGGSGLLPEGPK; from the coding sequence ATCCGCGAGCGCGAGGCCGCGCCGTCCGCCGAAGCGCCGTTCGCCCGCCACGACGGTCGCGCGCCGCGTGCCGCCCGGCCGTTCCGCATCGAGCGCGGTGTCATGTCGCACGCCGAAGGCTCGGCGGTGGTGCACATGGGACGAACGCGCGTGATGTGCAGCGCCAGCGTCGAGGACCGCGTGCCCGGCTGGCTGCGCAACTCCGGCAAGGGCTGGGTCACGGCCGAGTACGGCATGCTGCCGCGCGCGACCGGGACGCGGACGCCGCGCACCAGCCAGACCGGCGGCCGCGCGCAGGAGATCCAGCGGCTCATCGGCCGCTCGCTGCGGGCGGTCACCGATCTCACGGCGTTCGGCGAGCGCACGATCACGCTCGACTGCGACGTGCTCGAGGCCGACGGCGGGACGCGCACGGCGGCGATCAACGGCGCCCTCGTCGCGCTGCACGACGCGTTCGTGAAGCTGTCGAACCAGGGCGCGCTGGCGCGCGCGCCGCTGCGCGACACCGTGTGCGCGATCTCGGTCGGTCTGGTGAAGGGCGTGCCGTGCCTGGACCTCGATTACGTCGAGGACTCCGCCGCCGAAGTGGACATGAACGTCGTGATGACCGGCGCCGGCCGCTTCATCGAGCTGCAGGGCACGGGCGAAGGCACGACGTTCGGCGACGACGATCTTCGGGCGCTGCTGCGGCTCGCCCGCGGCGGCGTCCGCCGCATCGCGGCCCACCAGCGCCGGCTGCTCGGAGGATCGGGACTGCTGCCGGAGGGGCCGAAGTGA
- a CDS encoding glutamate racemase has product MPATHDPRPIGVFDSGIGGLTAVRELFRQLPHEAVVYFGDTARLPYGNKSKETVTRFSLEIASFLVRQNVKCLVVACNTASSHALEALRSRFDLPIVGVIDPAAKAAVAASPHGLIGVVGTLATVGSHAYPEAIHRIAPAANVLSRACPLFVPLVEEGWLQHKVTRAVAEEYLAELRAANLESLILGCTHYPLLATLLHELMGPAVTLVDSGAEAARATAHLLAERGQLAPDAGARGAQHHFFLSDEPRRRSFAKVAQSFLGRPLPNVTVVDQTDLPWFERVHDAPPPTGGSES; this is encoded by the coding sequence ATGCCCGCAACGCACGACCCACGCCCGATCGGGGTGTTCGATTCCGGCATCGGCGGCCTGACCGCGGTACGCGAGCTGTTCCGCCAGCTCCCGCACGAAGCGGTCGTCTACTTCGGTGATACCGCGCGCCTGCCGTACGGCAACAAGTCGAAGGAGACCGTCACCCGCTTCAGCCTCGAGATCGCGTCGTTCCTCGTCCGGCAGAACGTGAAATGCCTGGTGGTGGCCTGCAACACGGCGTCGAGCCACGCGCTCGAAGCGCTGCGCTCCCGCTTCGACCTGCCGATCGTCGGCGTGATCGATCCGGCCGCGAAGGCCGCGGTCGCGGCGAGCCCGCACGGGCTCATCGGCGTGGTCGGCACGCTCGCCACGGTCGGCAGTCACGCGTACCCCGAGGCGATTCACCGGATCGCGCCCGCGGCGAACGTCCTCTCGCGCGCCTGCCCGCTGTTCGTACCGCTCGTCGAGGAGGGCTGGCTCCAGCACAAGGTCACGCGCGCGGTGGCCGAGGAGTACCTCGCGGAGCTGAGGGCGGCGAACCTCGAGAGCCTGATCCTCGGCTGCACGCACTACCCGCTGCTCGCGACGCTGCTGCACGAACTGATGGGCCCCGCGGTCACGCTCGTGGACTCGGGCGCCGAGGCGGCGCGCGCGACCGCGCATCTGCTCGCCGAGCGCGGCCAGCTCGCGCCCGACGCGGGCGCGCGCGGGGCGCAGCACCACTTCTTCCTCAGCGACGAACCGCGGCGCCGCAGCTTCGCCAAGGTCGCGCAGTCGTTCCTCGGCCGTCCGCTCCCGAACGTCACGGTCGTGGACCAGACCGATCTGCCCTGGTTCGAGCGGGTGCACGACGCGCCGCCGCCCACCGGAGGTTCCGAGTCGTGA
- a CDS encoding GerMN domain-containing protein translates to MTDRPAEPGARPVRRPRRWRVFGALVLIAALVFVGWREVRRRSAAAAAAAAAAAPDTTQTGMRSVTLWFGSADGDSLVAETRELAEQPVLHARIAALVAALDQGPTRRGVAVLPAGTSVLHVYLDERGQLTLDLSRAFQQGFRGGSTAEDLAVGAIVRTIGDNVPEVRRILFTCGGAPLVTLGGHIPLDRPIGVDADGD, encoded by the coding sequence ATGACGGACCGTCCCGCCGAGCCCGGCGCGCGTCCCGTGCGCCGCCCGCGACGCTGGCGCGTGTTCGGCGCGCTCGTGCTGATCGCGGCGCTGGTGTTCGTCGGCTGGCGGGAGGTGCGCCGCCGCTCGGCCGCCGCGGCCGCCGCGGCCGCCGCGGCCGCGCCCGACACGACGCAGACCGGAATGCGCTCGGTGACGCTGTGGTTCGGTTCCGCCGACGGCGACAGCCTGGTGGCCGAGACGCGCGAACTCGCCGAACAGCCGGTCCTGCACGCCCGCATCGCCGCGCTGGTCGCGGCGCTCGACCAGGGTCCGACGCGGCGCGGGGTCGCCGTGCTGCCGGCGGGGACCTCGGTCCTGCACGTCTACCTCGACGAGCGCGGCCAGCTCACGCTGGACCTTTCGCGCGCGTTCCAGCAGGGTTTCCGCGGCGGCTCGACCGCCGAGGATCTGGCGGTGGGCGCGATCGTGCGGACGATCGGCGACAACGTGCCCGAGGTCCGGCGGATCCTGTTCACGTGCGGAGGAGCGCCGCTCGTCACGCTCGGCGGTCACATCCCGCTCGACCGGCCGATCGGCGTGGATGCCGACGGCGACTGA
- a CDS encoding N-acetylmuramoyl-L-alanine amidase: MTLALPAGVRCASAAGVLAVLAAVVTLARPVQAAVPPAGASAPVRLIDGSPYVGANDLARLVDGTKYWRADVRKLVIRTAEHRLTLTADVPIAILDDRTLRLDAPVRSRGGELQVPVSLIALLPRDSTGVRLAYDAGAARVRATPPGGWVGAPVVTVAGELTRITFASEQPEAAAVVGRSRRHFRVRLPGAFAAALPDSFPAGSLVRSVTRLPGAEGVTFQVEVAPEAAGFDASAGRGRWTIEFSRSGGGERFAPEGPPGPRPLRVVVLDPGHGGADPGAQAGNAVEKDLALALARQLSGDLERRGVRVVLTRTGDDDPPQEVRAETANRARADVVLSLHFDGYAGARARGATAWCPPASAAGPAPDARTSSFSPLSLLPWRDVALQHAVESRSLGEAVTAALEQRGLGPARVRERLTEALLGVNAPGLTLECATLTSPEDRARVTSPEGLRDLAAAIAEGLFAYQRHD, encoded by the coding sequence GTGACTCTCGCGCTGCCAGCGGGCGTCAGGTGTGCGTCGGCGGCGGGCGTGCTGGCCGTGCTGGCCGCGGTCGTGACGCTCGCGCGGCCGGTGCAGGCCGCGGTCCCGCCGGCCGGGGCTTCCGCGCCGGTCCGGCTGATCGACGGCTCGCCCTACGTGGGCGCCAACGACCTCGCACGCCTCGTGGACGGCACCAAGTACTGGCGCGCCGACGTGCGCAAACTCGTCATCCGCACGGCCGAGCACCGGCTGACGCTCACCGCCGACGTGCCGATCGCGATTCTCGACGACCGCACGCTGCGCCTCGACGCGCCGGTGCGCTCCCGCGGCGGAGAGCTGCAGGTGCCGGTCTCGCTCATCGCGCTGCTGCCGCGCGACTCCACCGGCGTGCGGCTCGCCTACGACGCCGGCGCCGCGCGGGTGCGCGCGACGCCGCCCGGCGGCTGGGTGGGCGCACCGGTGGTCACGGTGGCGGGCGAACTCACGCGAATCACCTTCGCCAGCGAACAACCCGAGGCGGCCGCCGTCGTCGGCCGCAGCCGAAGGCACTTCCGGGTCCGCCTCCCCGGCGCCTTCGCGGCGGCGCTGCCGGATTCCTTTCCGGCCGGATCGCTCGTGCGCTCGGTGACCCGCCTGCCGGGCGCCGAAGGCGTCACGTTCCAGGTCGAGGTCGCTCCCGAAGCGGCGGGCTTCGACGCGAGCGCGGGAAGGGGGCGCTGGACGATCGAGTTCTCGCGCTCGGGTGGAGGTGAGCGTTTCGCCCCCGAAGGCCCGCCAGGGCCGCGCCCGCTGCGGGTCGTCGTGCTGGATCCCGGCCATGGCGGCGCCGACCCCGGCGCGCAGGCCGGGAACGCGGTCGAGAAGGACCTGGCGCTGGCGCTGGCGCGCCAGCTTTCGGGCGATCTCGAACGGCGCGGCGTGCGTGTCGTGCTGACGCGCACCGGCGACGACGATCCGCCGCAGGAGGTGCGTGCCGAGACCGCCAACCGTGCGCGCGCCGACGTCGTGCTTTCGCTGCACTTCGACGGTTACGCGGGCGCGCGCGCGCGCGGGGCGACGGCCTGGTGCCCGCCGGCCTCGGCGGCCGGGCCGGCGCCGGACGCACGCACGTCCTCGTTCTCGCCCCTGTCGCTCCTGCCCTGGCGCGACGTGGCGCTGCAGCATGCCGTCGAGAGCCGGTCGCTCGGCGAAGCCGTGACGGCGGCGCTCGAGCAGCGCGGGCTCGGGCCCGCGCGGGTGCGCGAGCGCCTGACGGAGGCCCTGCTCGGGGTCAACGCGCCGGGACTGACGCTCGAGTGCGCGACGCTCACCTCGCCCGAGGACCGAGCGCGCGTGACCTCGCCCGAAGGGCTGCGCGATCTGGCCGCGGCGATCGCCGAGGGCCTGTTCGCCTACCAGCGCCATGACTGA
- the smpB gene encoding SsrA-binding protein SmpB, with the protein MTSERESPDRLIAQNRRASHDYFILDTLETGLVLVGTEVKSLRAGKASLAEAYATIDNGEVFVRQMHIPPYEQGNRWNVDPVRTRKLLVHRAEIAKLNKAVAQKGHTLVPLRLYFSKGRAKLLLGIARGKKSFDKRAAIAERDSKREIDRARRGSERDR; encoded by the coding sequence ATGACCTCCGAACGCGAATCGCCCGACCGCCTGATCGCGCAGAACCGCCGCGCCAGCCACGACTATTTCATCCTCGACACGCTCGAGACCGGCCTCGTGCTGGTCGGGACCGAGGTGAAGAGCCTGCGCGCGGGCAAGGCGAGCCTGGCCGAGGCCTACGCGACGATCGACAACGGCGAGGTGTTCGTGCGGCAGATGCACATTCCGCCCTACGAGCAGGGCAATCGCTGGAACGTGGATCCCGTGCGCACGCGCAAGCTGCTGGTCCATCGCGCCGAGATCGCGAAACTGAACAAGGCCGTGGCGCAGAAGGGCCACACGCTCGTGCCGCTCAGGCTCTACTTCTCGAAGGGGCGGGCCAAGCTGCTGCTCGGGATCGCCCGGGGCAAGAAGTCGTTCGACAAGCGCGCCGCCATCGCCGAGCGCGACTCGAAACGCGAGATCGACCGCGCGAGGCGGGGCTCGGAGCGCGACCGGTGA
- a CDS encoding lamin tail domain-containing protein: protein MHLLRPAFAFVLTLFATFCEAPPVARAQGVRLNEILAGPARDWDGSGAFSSRDDEWIEVANAGPAAADLAGFFLTDGDSIPRFAFTGTLAPGAVLLVTGKMSWDWEKATGHPAFGLSLGNSGDAVMLWQVAGPDTVLVDSYTFKSHEAATDRASGRAIDTGDWQLFDSLNPYAGSLLPQGTLCAPTPGAPNVCTSTPAQATSWGRVKSFFR, encoded by the coding sequence GTGCACCTGCTTCGACCCGCGTTCGCCTTCGTCCTCACGCTGTTCGCCACCTTCTGCGAGGCGCCGCCGGTGGCCCGGGCGCAGGGCGTGCGGCTCAACGAGATCCTGGCCGGGCCCGCGCGCGACTGGGACGGCAGCGGCGCGTTTTCGTCGCGCGACGACGAATGGATCGAGGTCGCCAACGCCGGCCCTGCGGCGGCGGACCTCGCCGGCTTCTTCCTGACCGACGGCGATTCCATCCCGCGCTTCGCGTTCACGGGCACGCTGGCGCCCGGGGCGGTGCTGCTCGTGACCGGAAAGATGAGCTGGGACTGGGAAAAGGCCACGGGGCACCCCGCTTTCGGACTGTCTCTCGGCAACAGCGGAGACGCGGTGATGCTCTGGCAGGTCGCGGGACCCGACACGGTCCTGGTGGACTCCTACACGTTCAAGAGTCACGAAGCCGCGACCGACCGCGCTTCGGGGCGGGCGATCGACACCGGCGACTGGCAGCTCTTCGACTCCCTCAATCCGTACGCCGGCTCGTTGCTGCCGCAGGGCACGCTCTGCGCGCCCACGCCCGGCGCGCCCAACGTCTGCACGAGCACGCCCGCGCAGGCCACCAGCTGGGGACGGGTGAAGTCGTTCTTCCGCTGA
- a CDS encoding pyridoxal phosphate-dependent aminotransferase, with translation MRFAQRMQRIRSAASFDMLARGKALEASGRSVVHLGIGEPDFDTPRFIRDAAARALDEGWTHYGPAAGLPEFRAAIAATWAKRRGLPCGPAHVVVTPGAKQVLLFAMMALLEPGDEILIPSPAFPNYASIASFLEARVVPVPLLPERGFDLDLDALRARLTDRSRAIILNSPHNPTGGVLPLSTLHAVRELVVKHDLMVLADDIYGDMVYEGEFTAFGSLPGMFERTVTVDGFSKTYAMTGWRLGFGIMAEPLAKHMATLMNNSTSCVASFIQRAGIAALAGPRDEVAAMIAEFRRRRDVIVKGLNAIPGVSCPMPAGAFYAFPRIAGTGLTSAQIADRLLEEAGVVTLPGTGFGEEGEGFIRLSYANSIPKLEEGLRRIGDFMTANVRG, from the coding sequence ATGAGATTCGCGCAGCGCATGCAGCGCATCCGATCCGCCGCGTCGTTCGACATGCTGGCGCGCGGCAAGGCGCTCGAGGCCAGCGGCCGCAGCGTCGTGCACCTGGGCATCGGGGAGCCGGACTTCGACACCCCGCGCTTCATTCGTGACGCGGCCGCACGCGCGCTCGACGAAGGCTGGACCCACTACGGGCCGGCCGCCGGGCTGCCCGAGTTCCGCGCCGCGATCGCCGCGACCTGGGCGAAGCGCCGCGGCCTGCCGTGCGGGCCGGCGCACGTCGTGGTGACGCCCGGCGCCAAGCAGGTGCTGCTGTTCGCGATGATGGCGCTGCTCGAGCCCGGCGACGAGATCCTGATTCCCTCCCCGGCGTTTCCGAACTACGCCTCGATCGCCAGCTTCCTCGAGGCACGGGTCGTGCCCGTCCCGCTGCTTCCCGAGCGCGGCTTCGACCTCGACCTCGACGCGCTGCGTGCGCGCCTCACGGACCGGTCCCGCGCGATCATCCTGAACTCACCGCACAACCCCACCGGCGGCGTGCTGCCGCTCTCGACGCTGCACGCGGTGCGCGAACTCGTGGTGAAGCACGACCTGATGGTCCTCGCCGACGACATCTACGGCGACATGGTCTACGAAGGCGAGTTCACCGCGTTCGGGTCGCTGCCGGGGATGTTCGAGCGCACCGTGACCGTGGACGGTTTCTCGAAGACCTACGCCATGACCGGCTGGCGCCTGGGCTTCGGCATCATGGCCGAACCGCTGGCGAAGCACATGGCGACGCTGATGAACAACTCCACCTCGTGCGTGGCGTCGTTCATCCAGCGCGCCGGCATCGCCGCGCTCGCCGGACCGCGGGACGAGGTCGCGGCGATGATCGCCGAGTTCCGCCGGCGCAGGGACGTCATCGTGAAGGGCCTGAACGCCATCCCGGGCGTGTCGTGCCCGATGCCCGCCGGGGCGTTTTACGCGTTCCCGCGCATCGCCGGCACCGGGCTCACCTCGGCGCAGATCGCCGACCGACTGCTCGAGGAGGCGGGGGTCGTGACGCTGCCGGGCACGGGATTCGGCGAGGAGGGAGAGGGCTTCATCCGCCTTTCCTACGCGAACTCGATCCCGAAGCTCGAGGAAGGCCTGCGCCGCATCGGCGACTTCATGACGGCGAACGTGCGCGGCTGA
- a CDS encoding lamin tail domain-containing protein: MVLQHLAATLALAVCAPAGRAIVAEVYYDAPGEDGGREYVEFFNPSGSACALAGLRLESGDGSAAGRWTLRWTGAAGDSVPAHGRFVVGGALVSPAPDRIATLDLQNGPDAIRLEWPDGGRETVGWGTHEFAEYACGAPATDAPSGSSLARVPDDADFGSNALDFRPAEPSPGRPNQRQRDLAIVRGTLLVRPGQPAPGEALLVSLRVANPGRAPLAAGEALLVLAGDALAESLAASLPGIGAGETLEVVRPAAAGDAGRRALFAHVVLALDEAPASNADTLALRVGPGPLELTEIQFHPAAGEGEWVEVRNRSGVPLVLTGCTLADRSSAGVPLIAAVELAAESLAVLAQDRTALLAAFPGLDSTRVLAVGPWPSFNNSDGGDGTADEVVLRERDGLPADRVPYSAAGVPAGTPLEKRAGVWTSARETRGTPLAFPRDPGAEGGGLTLSPRRLGAHERELALTWTLPWPRGRVTIELYDLAGRRAARLLDEVASGAADTRRVALGELPPGLYVAVLRAHDGARAVTRQETLRVLGSRP; this comes from the coding sequence ATGGTATTGCAGCACCTGGCCGCGACTCTGGCGCTGGCCGTCTGCGCTCCGGCGGGACGGGCGATCGTCGCCGAGGTTTACTACGACGCTCCCGGCGAGGACGGCGGCCGCGAGTACGTGGAGTTCTTCAACCCGTCGGGCTCGGCCTGCGCGCTGGCGGGACTGCGACTGGAGTCGGGCGACGGCTCGGCCGCCGGCCGCTGGACCCTCCGCTGGACCGGCGCGGCCGGCGACAGCGTGCCGGCGCACGGGCGCTTCGTGGTCGGCGGCGCGCTGGTCTCGCCCGCGCCGGACCGGATCGCGACGCTCGATCTGCAGAACGGTCCCGACGCCATCCGCCTCGAATGGCCGGATGGCGGCCGCGAAACGGTCGGCTGGGGCACGCACGAGTTCGCCGAGTACGCCTGCGGTGCGCCCGCCACGGACGCGCCCTCGGGCAGCTCGCTCGCCCGTGTGCCCGACGACGCCGACTTCGGATCCAACGCGCTCGACTTCCGGCCGGCGGAGCCCTCGCCGGGACGCCCCAACCAGCGCCAGCGCGATCTCGCGATCGTGCGCGGCACGCTGCTGGTGCGACCCGGGCAGCCGGCCCCGGGCGAAGCGCTCCTGGTCTCGCTGCGGGTCGCGAACCCGGGGCGAGCACCGCTCGCGGCCGGCGAAGCGCTGCTCGTGCTGGCCGGGGACGCGCTCGCCGAATCGCTCGCAGCGTCGCTGCCGGGAATCGGCGCCGGAGAAACCCTCGAAGTCGTCCGCCCGGCCGCCGCGGGCGACGCGGGAAGGCGCGCGCTGTTCGCCCACGTCGTGCTCGCGCTCGACGAAGCGCCCGCCAGCAACGCGGACACGCTCGCACTCCGCGTGGGGCCGGGGCCGCTCGAGCTGACCGAGATCCAGTTCCACCCGGCCGCCGGGGAAGGCGAGTGGGTCGAGGTGCGCAATCGCTCGGGCGTGCCGCTCGTGCTGACCGGCTGCACGCTCGCCGACCGCTCGAGCGCCGGTGTTCCGCTGATCGCCGCGGTCGAGCTCGCGGCCGAAAGCCTCGCGGTGCTCGCGCAGGACCGCACGGCGCTCCTGGCGGCGTTTCCCGGACTCGACAGCACCCGCGTGCTCGCGGTCGGCCCATGGCCGAGCTTCAACAACAGCGACGGCGGGGACGGCACGGCCGACGAGGTCGTGCTGCGGGAGCGCGACGGATTGCCGGCCGACCGTGTGCCGTACTCGGCCGCCGGCGTCCCCGCGGGCACACCGCTCGAGAAGCGCGCCGGCGTGTGGACGAGCGCACGGGAGACTCGTGGCACGCCGCTCGCGTTCCCGCGGGACCCGGGCGCGGAAGGCGGCGGGTTGACGCTCTCGCCCCGGCGGCTCGGAGCGCACGAGCGCGAACTCGCGCTGACCTGGACGCTGCCCTGGCCGCGCGGCCGCGTGACCATCGAGCTGTACGACCTCGCCGGCCGGCGTGCGGCCCGGCTGCTCGACGAAGTCGCGTCCGGAGCGGCGGACACGCGCCGGGTCGCGCTCGGCGAACTGCCACCCGGCCTGTACGTCGCGGTGCTGCGGGCGCACGACGGCGCGCGTGCGGTCACGCGCCAGGAAACGCTGCGGGTCCTGGGAAGCCGGCCGTGA
- a CDS encoding DUF4388 domain-containing protein — translation MTLPAALAGDLAHFFPTEVLQLLQLAQASGRLELLRESERVELFLERGRPVFARTSGMSVRAGEVLVHRGQVRPDALARALERQRSDGRRRIGELLIEAGETNSEQVRDAVHEVLRRIVYGLVLWRDGRFQFVPGETVCDEDIQIDLDLDRLILEGLRLADQERAARQAAGSA, via the coding sequence GTGACCCTGCCCGCGGCGCTCGCGGGCGATCTCGCGCACTTCTTCCCGACCGAGGTGCTGCAGCTCCTGCAGCTCGCGCAGGCGAGCGGCCGGCTCGAACTGCTGCGCGAATCCGAACGGGTGGAGTTGTTCCTCGAGCGGGGTCGCCCGGTGTTCGCCCGCACGTCCGGCATGTCGGTGCGCGCGGGCGAGGTGCTCGTCCACCGCGGTCAGGTGCGGCCGGACGCGCTCGCGCGCGCGCTCGAGCGCCAGCGCTCGGACGGACGCCGGCGGATCGGCGAGCTGCTGATCGAAGCGGGCGAGACGAACTCCGAGCAGGTGCGCGACGCCGTGCACGAGGTGCTGCGCCGCATCGTCTACGGGCTCGTCCTGTGGCGCGACGGCCGGTTCCAGTTCGTTCCGGGCGAAACCGTGTGCGACGAGGACATCCAGATTGATCTCGACCTCGACCGGCTGATTCTCGAGGGCCTGCGCCTGGCCGACCAGGAGCGCGCGGCCCGCCAGGCGGCGGGCAGCGCCTGA
- a CDS encoding CDP-alcohol phosphatidyltransferase family protein, which yields MFIEEHLRELRSRRFAPRAILTYVRHVAAQARADWLANPFAVRSIWTLALAFFALAFLGSVAMSLTWDRALAYRFFLHTALWVLAAFAFVSLYVGLLRDAKGYRLAALNVPLTLTLLRISLVPGIVLFLEERHFMVAFVTYLVAALSDVLDGWIARRWQQTTRMGTVLDPLVDIVFNLAMLAGLAAAGLLSPVVFWIGVTRYAVLVTGGAYLYLCVGPVTIHSTSFGRFTGVVMGSLIALLTLLWALSDQLARTLTPLTEIALGVLLAATTVQIFLVGWYNLKMMTEAARSEGRVVGDVRWKA from the coding sequence ATGTTCATCGAGGAACACCTGCGCGAGCTGAGGTCGCGGCGCTTCGCGCCGCGCGCCATCCTCACGTACGTGCGCCACGTGGCCGCACAGGCGCGCGCCGACTGGCTCGCGAACCCGTTCGCCGTGCGCTCGATCTGGACGCTGGCGCTGGCCTTCTTCGCCCTGGCGTTCCTGGGCTCGGTGGCGATGAGCCTCACCTGGGACCGGGCGCTCGCGTACCGGTTCTTCCTGCACACCGCGCTCTGGGTGCTGGCGGCGTTCGCGTTCGTCTCGCTGTACGTCGGGCTGCTGCGCGATGCGAAGGGGTACCGGCTGGCGGCGCTCAACGTGCCGCTCACGCTCACGCTGCTGCGCATCTCGCTGGTGCCGGGCATCGTGCTGTTCCTCGAGGAGCGGCACTTCATGGTGGCGTTCGTCACCTACCTCGTCGCCGCGCTCTCGGACGTGCTCGACGGCTGGATCGCGCGCCGCTGGCAGCAGACGACCCGCATGGGCACGGTGCTCGACCCGCTGGTGGACATCGTCTTCAACCTCGCGATGCTCGCCGGGCTCGCGGCGGCCGGCCTGCTCTCGCCGGTGGTCTTCTGGATCGGCGTCACCCGCTACGCAGTCCTCGTCACGGGCGGCGCCTACCTGTACCTGTGCGTCGGTCCGGTCACCATCCATTCGACTTCGTTCGGCCGGTTCACGGGCGTCGTGATGGGTTCGCTGATCGCGCTGCTGACGCTGCTGTGGGCGCTGAGCGATCAGCTCGCGCGCACGCTCACCCCGCTCACCGAAATCGCGCTGGGCGTGCTGCTGGCCGCGACGACCGTGCAGATCTTCCTCGTCGGCTGGTACAACCTGAAGATGATGACCGAAGCGGCGCGCTCCGAGGGTCGAGTGGTGGGCGACGTGCGATGGAAGGCGTGA